Proteins found in one Paenibacillus sp. FSL R10-2782 genomic segment:
- a CDS encoding glycosyl hydrolase 53 family protein, whose amino-acid sequence MKTSKRTMVFAMLILLSSFLYPFGSAGLGAVSAAPAFAKGADISWVAGMEAQGMTWKDKKGVRRDVLQILRDDYQINSVRIRVWVNPDMKDYGSGYMNAEKAAELAQRAKKLGMSVMLTLHYSDSWADPGQQNKPYAWRNLTFTQLMDAVWSHTVYVMNTMKSKGVTPDWVQIGNETNNGMLWEDGKASVNMKNYAWLINTGNNAVKSVSSSTKTIVHLANGDNGSTLAWNIGGLIDNGAQFDLIGFSLYPSPSNWQGKVNQTITNANDLIAKYGKGIVISEIGMEYNEPATSKAFIADIKTKVRSIAGGRGLGVFYWEPTATPGYNQGYNKGAWQADGKPTSALEGFIN is encoded by the coding sequence ATGAAAACAAGTAAACGGACTATGGTATTTGCGATGTTGATCTTGTTATCCAGCTTTTTGTATCCATTTGGCTCTGCGGGATTAGGTGCGGTCTCGGCCGCCCCTGCTTTTGCCAAAGGAGCAGATATAAGCTGGGTAGCAGGAATGGAAGCGCAAGGTATGACCTGGAAGGATAAAAAAGGGGTTCGCCGAGATGTACTGCAAATTTTGCGGGACGATTATCAGATCAATTCGGTGCGTATCCGGGTGTGGGTAAACCCTGACATGAAAGATTATGGAAGCGGATACATGAATGCCGAAAAGGCAGCAGAACTGGCGCAGCGAGCTAAAAAATTGGGTATGAGCGTCATGCTGACGCTGCACTACAGCGATTCATGGGCTGATCCCGGACAGCAGAACAAACCTTATGCGTGGCGAAATCTTACATTTACGCAACTTATGGATGCGGTCTGGTCTCATACGGTTTATGTTATGAACACGATGAAAAGCAAGGGGGTAACCCCGGATTGGGTGCAAATCGGCAATGAAACGAACAATGGAATGCTCTGGGAAGACGGCAAAGCCTCAGTGAACATGAAAAACTACGCCTGGCTCATCAATACAGGGAATAATGCTGTAAAATCGGTAAGCAGCAGTACTAAAACGATCGTACACCTGGCAAACGGAGATAATGGCTCCACCTTAGCCTGGAATATTGGCGGCTTGATTGACAATGGAGCTCAGTTTGACCTCATCGGGTTTTCTCTGTATCCGTCTCCTTCGAACTGGCAGGGAAAAGTGAACCAGACGATTACCAATGCCAATGATCTCATTGCAAAATACGGCAAAGGTATTGTTATCAGTGAAATCGGAATGGAATATAATGAACCTGCAACCTCCAAGGCATTTATTGCCGACATCAAAACGAAGGTTCGTAGTATCGCGGGCGGCAGAGGCTTGGGAGTATTTTATTGGGAGCCGACTGCAACCCCAGGTTATAATCAGGGCTATAACAAAGGTGCTTGGCAGGCTGACGGTAAGCCAACCTCAGCGCTGGAAGGCTTTATAAACTAG
- a CDS encoding beta-galactosidase yields the protein MLQQNIIKYPPISERVPRMLHGADYNPEQWQHYPEVLKEDIRLMKLAKCNVMSVGIFSWVALEPEEGVFTFEWLDRILDSFAENGIYAFLATPSGARPAWMSQKYPEVLRVEANRVRNLHGFRHNHCSTSPVYREKVRIMNTKLAERYANHPAVIGWHISNEFGGDCHCDYCQEAFRVWVKDKYGTLDKLNHAWWSTFWSHTVTDWSQIESPAPHGETQVHAMNLDWRRFVTDQTADFIENEIVPLKAANPEIPVTTNLMEFFEGLNYWKFADLLDVISWDSYPTWHDRGGDESRQAAKVAMMHDIIRSIKGGKPWMLMESTPSLTNWQDVSKLKRPGMHLLSSLQAVAHGSDTVQYFQWRKSRGSSEKLHGAVVDHVGHEHTRVFGDVTEVGIALEKLEKVIGTSVPAETAVIFDWENRWAVNDSQGPRNKGVKYEDTAEAHYLALWEQGVPVDVIHMDADFSKYKLVVAPMLYMVRSGVGERIQKFVESGGIFVATYWSGIVDEHDLCFLGGFPGPLRKTLGIWSEEIDALHDHDRNHILPVEGNELDLHGEYEAVELCDLIHTEGAEVLAVYGSDFYAGRPALTVNRLGQGKAYYIASRNTGSFHSHFYKSLIDGAGISKALNVQLPHGVNTAIRTDGVHDYIFILNFTHEPQEIRLDRHIYADMLENHVVEDGKVRLDAYTVKVLKTERSKSEIV from the coding sequence GTGTTACAGCAAAACATAATCAAATACCCGCCAATCAGTGAGCGAGTTCCACGTATGCTGCATGGGGCGGATTATAACCCAGAGCAATGGCAGCATTATCCCGAGGTGCTAAAAGAGGATATTCGTCTGATGAAACTGGCTAAATGTAACGTGATGTCCGTAGGTATTTTTTCCTGGGTGGCATTGGAGCCTGAGGAAGGCGTATTCACGTTCGAATGGCTGGACCGTATCCTGGATTCGTTTGCTGAGAACGGGATCTATGCGTTTTTGGCTACTCCTAGTGGAGCAAGACCGGCCTGGATGTCGCAAAAATATCCAGAGGTACTGCGTGTGGAGGCTAACCGTGTCCGTAACTTGCACGGGTTTCGTCATAATCACTGTTCTACGTCGCCTGTCTACCGGGAAAAAGTACGTATCATGAATACGAAGCTGGCTGAGCGTTATGCAAATCATCCGGCTGTCATCGGTTGGCATATTTCCAATGAATTTGGGGGGGATTGTCACTGTGATTATTGTCAGGAGGCATTTCGTGTTTGGGTGAAGGATAAATACGGTACGCTGGATAAGCTTAATCACGCATGGTGGTCGACCTTTTGGAGTCACACGGTTACGGATTGGAGCCAAATCGAGTCTCCGGCCCCTCACGGTGAAACACAAGTCCATGCTATGAATTTGGACTGGAGACGCTTCGTGACCGATCAGACCGCAGATTTTATTGAAAATGAGATTGTACCGCTCAAGGCAGCCAACCCGGAAATTCCGGTTACGACCAATCTTATGGAGTTTTTTGAAGGACTGAATTACTGGAAGTTTGCCGATTTGCTGGATGTGATATCCTGGGACAGTTATCCGACGTGGCATGATAGGGGAGGTGATGAGAGTCGTCAAGCAGCGAAGGTGGCTATGATGCATGATATTATTCGCTCAATCAAGGGAGGCAAGCCTTGGATGCTAATGGAGAGTACGCCGAGTTTGACGAACTGGCAAGATGTTAGCAAGCTGAAGCGACCGGGAATGCATCTGCTATCGTCTTTACAGGCTGTGGCACACGGGTCAGACACAGTTCAATATTTTCAGTGGCGGAAAAGTCGCGGTTCGAGTGAAAAGCTGCACGGTGCAGTCGTCGATCATGTTGGACATGAGCACACTCGGGTATTCGGGGATGTGACAGAAGTCGGTATTGCGCTGGAAAAACTGGAGAAAGTTATCGGTACATCAGTGCCTGCGGAGACCGCAGTTATTTTTGACTGGGAGAACCGCTGGGCGGTCAATGATTCACAAGGGCCGCGAAATAAAGGTGTGAAATATGAGGACACCGCCGAAGCACATTATTTGGCTTTGTGGGAGCAGGGTGTGCCTGTAGATGTCATTCATATGGATGCAGATTTTTCCAAATACAAACTTGTGGTAGCTCCAATGCTATATATGGTGCGCAGCGGTGTGGGCGAACGAATCCAAAAGTTTGTTGAAAGCGGTGGCATTTTTGTAGCAACTTATTGGTCAGGTATCGTGGATGAACATGATTTGTGCTTCCTTGGAGGCTTTCCGGGACCGCTTCGTAAGACGCTTGGGATCTGGTCGGAAGAGATTGACGCGCTGCATGATCACGACCGTAATCATATTTTGCCAGTTGAAGGCAATGAGTTGGATCTGCATGGTGAGTATGAAGCTGTGGAATTGTGCGATCTCATTCATACGGAAGGGGCAGAGGTACTAGCTGTATACGGTTCAGACTTTTATGCAGGACGCCCAGCCTTGACGGTGAATCGCTTGGGACAGGGAAAAGCTTATTATATCGCCTCACGCAACACCGGATCATTTCACAGTCATTTTTACAAAAGTTTAATTGATGGCGCAGGAATTAGTAAAGCGCTCAATGTTCAATTGCCGCATGGAGTGAATACGGCGATTCGTACCGATGGAGTTCATGACTATATTTTCATACTGAATTTCACTCATGAGCCACAAGAGATTCGGCTGGATAGACATATTTATGCGGATATGCTCGAAAATCATGTGGTGGAAGATGGAAAGGTTCGATTGGATGCCTATACTGTTAAGGTATTAAAGACAGAGCGGAGCAAATCGGAAATAGTATAG
- a CDS encoding HAMP domain-containing methyl-accepting chemotaxis protein, with the protein MKNLKWSTMSFFGKNLLISFINIVLIGTILITSSYILQKNILTTQLQDQVKVLTKKWANDVDKAKFQQALNEKDYNGPVQQELRTFLDSIHTLYPNVAQAYIFGTELKEGNQTSVISIPTNLVQSFQDSKLNIGGMYTLPNEITKTVNEMLQSKLPALSNFYTDDFGTWTTIAYPLTDDSGQITSAIFFDVDASSVPAGLQKLLIYGVSLLILFLAIFLTIQYVLVKRTLSPIRSLMKGIDEVSEGNLNVSIKTGQDDLGIINQKFNTMIKRINDTMVKVQDTTQEVTGSAQELLSISEKNSANTNIINSNIQEITQGLESQDHAALESSRAMNEMSTVIQTIAESSSSVADQAYSMEKRSVEGNQVAQKLSTQMDSISTTIERTVDSVNALQNRSNEISNIVSIITGIASQTNLLALNASIEAARVGEEGKGFAVVAGEVRNLAEQSQESARQITELIGEIQKEIEQTVEGMSLGSKEVQIGLEVTRQTGEMFSEILNAANNVSSQIQEVSSATEQISASTQEMSATSDELSSTVSKTADSSKQIEHTIGEQAESMASIVKASDKLTLMSEELGELISFFKVNRKS; encoded by the coding sequence GTGAAAAATTTGAAGTGGAGCACTATGTCCTTTTTTGGCAAAAATCTATTAATTTCTTTTATCAACATCGTATTAATAGGTACTATTCTCATTACATCCAGCTACATACTCCAAAAGAATATTCTGACCACACAGTTGCAAGACCAGGTTAAGGTGTTAACCAAAAAATGGGCAAATGATGTTGACAAAGCAAAATTTCAACAAGCGCTAAACGAAAAAGATTATAACGGTCCTGTTCAGCAGGAATTGCGTACATTTCTCGATTCTATTCACACACTCTATCCTAATGTTGCCCAAGCTTACATATTTGGCACAGAGCTAAAAGAAGGGAATCAAACCTCTGTTATTAGCATTCCCACAAATCTGGTTCAATCTTTCCAAGACTCAAAGCTGAATATAGGGGGAATGTACACGCTCCCTAATGAAATCACAAAAACTGTAAATGAAATGCTTCAATCCAAGCTACCGGCGCTGAGCAACTTTTACACTGATGATTTTGGTACTTGGACTACCATTGCTTATCCTCTTACTGATGATAGCGGTCAAATTACAAGTGCCATTTTCTTTGACGTAGACGCAAGTTCTGTACCTGCCGGACTTCAAAAGCTGCTTATATATGGTGTTTCATTGCTCATTCTGTTCCTTGCTATTTTCTTAACCATTCAATATGTGCTGGTAAAACGTACCCTTTCCCCGATTCGCAGCTTGATGAAGGGCATTGATGAAGTGAGCGAGGGAAATCTGAATGTTAGCATCAAAACAGGCCAGGATGATCTTGGCATTATCAATCAAAAGTTTAATACCATGATCAAACGTATTAACGATACGATGGTAAAAGTACAGGATACGACGCAAGAGGTTACAGGATCAGCTCAGGAATTGCTAAGTATTAGCGAGAAAAACAGTGCGAATACGAACATCATTAACAGCAATATTCAGGAAATAACCCAAGGACTTGAATCCCAGGATCACGCTGCGCTTGAAAGCTCCCGGGCTATGAATGAAATGTCTACGGTTATCCAAACCATTGCTGAAAGCTCATCTTCCGTAGCAGATCAAGCTTATTCCATGGAAAAACGCTCGGTAGAAGGCAACCAGGTAGCCCAAAAGCTATCTACTCAAATGGATTCTATCTCCACTACAATTGAAAGAACAGTTGATTCCGTTAATGCGCTACAGAACCGATCTAACGAAATCAGTAATATTGTAAGCATCATTACAGGCATTGCCAGCCAAACCAATCTGCTCGCACTGAATGCCTCCATTGAGGCCGCCAGAGTAGGTGAGGAAGGTAAAGGTTTTGCAGTAGTAGCAGGAGAAGTGCGTAATTTGGCTGAGCAATCTCAAGAATCCGCTAGACAAATTACCGAGCTTATTGGAGAAATTCAAAAGGAAATTGAACAAACAGTAGAAGGAATGAGTCTAGGCTCGAAGGAAGTTCAAATCGGGCTGGAAGTCACACGCCAGACGGGCGAAATGTTCTCGGAGATTTTGAATGCGGCCAATAATGTATCGTCACAAATTCAGGAGGTATCCAGTGCGACGGAGCAGATTTCAGCCAGCACGCAGGAAATGTCAGCAACCTCTGACGAGCTGTCTTCCACAGTAAGCAAAACAGCGGACAGCAGTAAACAAATTGAGCACACCATTGGAGAACAGGCTGAGTCGATGGCTTCTATCGTCAAAGCTTCCGACAAGCTTACCTTGATGTCCGAGGAGTTAGGAGAGCTTATTTCATTCTTCAAGGTAAATCGGAAATCCTAA